In one window of Candidatus Atribacteria bacterium DNA:
- a CDS encoding 4Fe-4S dicluster domain-containing protein, with amino-acid sequence MISKKVIFTFSPRNVERPVTYQLIKDYGLWVNILQAKFKPSVGGKLVLELKGETAQIEEGLNFVRQAGVSIELLEQEVIWDEKKCSDCGACISICPTGVLSLDKATFKLKFDYEKCIVCGNCVEACPLQAIKVTF; translated from the coding sequence ATGATAAGCAAAAAAGTAATTTTTACCTTTTCTCCTCGAAATGTTGAGCGGCCGGTAACCTACCAGCTGATAAAAGATTACGGCTTGTGGGTCAATATTTTACAGGCAAAATTTAAACCAAGTGTGGGAGGAAAGTTAGTTTTAGAACTAAAAGGAGAGACTGCGCAGATAGAGGAAGGTTTAAACTTTGTCCGACAGGCAGGTGTAAGTATTGAACTATTAGAGCAAGAGGTAATATGGGATGAGAAGAAGTGCAGTGATTGCGGAGCGTGTATCTCTATTTGCCCGACCGGTGTATTATCTTTAGACAAAGCAACTTTCAAATTGAAGTTTGATTACGAAAAATGTATTGTTTGCGGTAATTGTGTGGAGGCTTGCCCTTTACAGGCAATCAAAGTTACTTTTTAA
- a CDS encoding UPF0280 family protein, producing the protein MIFPQTNTTEYGERKYRNLIEEKDLISFQITEEESDIFIRANQELNFYARQIVSNYRRQIENYIYSHPLFKSTLLPYSQDKKAPQIVQFMIHASALCRVGPMASVAGAIAEFVGKDLLNYSSEVIVENGGDIFIKSNKERKVSIFAGSSPFSQRIILKIEAKDNYVGVCTSSGTVGPSLSFGKADAVTVISNSVLLADAAATAVGNMIKTEKDIEQGLINAQKIKDVKGIVIIKDDKMGLWGDINFTVVK; encoded by the coding sequence ATGATTTTTCCTCAAACTAATACAACTGAATATGGAGAAAGAAAATATCGAAATTTAATTGAAGAAAAGGATCTAATTTCTTTTCAAATAACGGAAGAAGAAAGCGATATATTTATTAGAGCAAATCAAGAATTGAATTTCTATGCAAGACAGATAGTCTCAAACTATAGAAGACAAATAGAGAATTATATTTATAGTCACCCCTTATTTAAAAGTACTCTTTTGCCTTATTCTCAGGATAAAAAAGCTCCCCAGATTGTCCAATTTATGATTCACGCTTCAGCATTGTGTAGGGTTGGGCCAATGGCTTCGGTTGCAGGAGCAATAGCTGAATTCGTCGGAAAAGATCTTTTAAATTATTCCTCTGAAGTGATAGTGGAAAATGGAGGAGATATTTTTATAAAGAGCAATAAAGAAAGAAAAGTAAGTATATTTGCCGGAAGTTCTCCTTTTAGCCAGAGAATTATTTTAAAGATAGAAGCAAAAGATAATTATGTGGGGGTTTGCACCTCTTCTGGAACGGTGGGTCCTTCTTTAAGTTTTGGAAAAGCAGATGCGGTTACTGTAATTTCTAATTCTGTTTTACTTGCCGATGCTGCTGCTACAGCAGTAGGGAATATGATTAAAACAGAAAAAGATATAGAGCAAGGATTAATTAATGCCCAAAAGATAAAAGATGTCAAGGGTATAGTAATAATAAAAGATGATAAAATGGGTCTATGGGGAGATATTAACTTTACTGTGGTAAAATAG
- the proC gene encoding pyrroline-5-carboxylate reductase: MLTNKKIAIIGVGKMGETLLNGMIKNNFVKKENVAGSTAQEEHAQELNKKYGIQTFIDNKEMISGKDIIIMAIKPQMMKKVLLEIKEVISEKQLIISIAAATSTQFIEKCLEKNIPIIRAMPNTPALINEGMTVLCPGKYIDEEHVQMAMDIFGAIGLVEVIHQEELMDVVTALSGSGPAYTYIVIESLTEGGVRMGLPRELAKKLTAQTLLGAAKMVLETGMHPALLKDAVTTPAGVTVDGLMELEDGGIRVALIKAISRATEKSKEISR; this comes from the coding sequence ATGCTTACCAATAAAAAAATTGCTATAATAGGCGTAGGAAAAATGGGAGAGACTCTCCTTAATGGCATGATCAAAAATAATTTCGTGAAGAAAGAAAATGTAGCCGGTAGTACCGCCCAGGAAGAGCATGCCCAAGAGTTGAACAAAAAATATGGCATTCAAACTTTTATTGATAATAAAGAAATGATCTCGGGGAAAGATATAATTATAATGGCAATTAAACCCCAGATGATGAAAAAAGTACTTTTAGAGATCAAAGAAGTTATTTCAGAAAAACAATTAATCATCTCTATCGCTGCGGCTACCAGTACTCAATTCATAGAGAAATGTTTGGAAAAGAATATCCCGATAATCAGGGCGATGCCTAATACGCCTGCTTTAATTAATGAAGGGATGACCGTTCTTTGTCCTGGTAAGTATATTGATGAAGAGCACGTTCAGATGGCTATGGATATCTTTGGTGCAATCGGATTAGTGGAGGTTATTCACCAGGAGGAATTGATGGATGTAGTAACTGCCTTATCGGGCAGCGGTCCGGCATACACTTATATAGTTATTGAGTCTTTAACTGAGGGAGGAGTAAGAATGGGTTTACCTCGTGAATTAGCTAAAAAACTAACTGCACAAACCCTATTAGGAGCAGCAAAGATGGTATTGGAAACTGGAATGCATCCCGCTTTATTGAAGGATGCTGTGACTACTCCTGCCGGAGTAACGGTAGATGGATTGATGGAATTAGAAGATGGAGGAATAAGGGTAGCTCTTATTAAGGCAATTAGCCGAGCCACAGAAAAATCTAAGGAAATTTCTCGATAA
- a CDS encoding cobalamin-binding protein, with the protein MVELKELQEALLRGDILKVKEITQEALREKREPREILEQGLIKGMNIVGIKFKNNEIFLPEVLLASQAMHSGLTLLQPKLIKDGIKAVGKVIIGTAKGDLHDIGKNLVAMMLRGGGFEVIDLGIDVSPEKFLKAYREHQPDIVGISALLTTTMIAMTDVLTVFEKAGLRSSVKVMVGGAPVTQEFANEINADLYAPDAASAVDKARELLKI; encoded by the coding sequence ATGGTAGAGTTAAAGGAATTACAAGAAGCTCTATTGCGAGGCGATATTTTAAAAGTAAAAGAGATAACCCAAGAAGCTTTACGAGAAAAAAGAGAACCCCGGGAAATTTTAGAGCAAGGCTTGATTAAAGGAATGAATATTGTGGGAATAAAATTTAAGAATAATGAAATATTTCTGCCTGAAGTATTATTGGCTTCCCAAGCGATGCATAGCGGGCTGACCTTACTGCAACCCAAATTAATCAAAGATGGAATAAAAGCCGTAGGCAAAGTGATCATAGGTACTGCAAAAGGTGATTTACATGATATTGGCAAGAATTTAGTAGCCATGATGTTAAGAGGGGGAGGGTTTGAAGTAATAGATTTAGGTATAGATGTCTCTCCTGAAAAATTTTTGAAAGCTTACCGGGAACATCAACCGGATATTGTCGGTATATCCGCTCTGCTTACTACCACCATGATCGCTATGACGGACGTTTTAACTGTTTTTGAAAAAGCAGGCTTAAGAAGTTCAGTTAAAGTAATGGTAGGAGGAGCACCGGTTACCCAAGAATTTGCTAATGAAATTAATGCAGATTTATATGCCCCGGATGCTGCTTCGGCGGTAGATAAAGCAAGGGAGTTATTAAAAATTTAA
- a CDS encoding methyltetrahydrofolate cobalamin methyltransferase, producing MLIIGEKINSSRKDIKNMVESKNKEFIQEIAQKQVEGGAKMLDLNIGTIRKNEPEDMKWLVKTVQEAVDTPLCIDSPNHEAIKAGLEVYDWNRGKALINSVTAEKEKLKLIIPLVKKYQCSVVALTMDEGGIPQGVKERFKIADKLVRKLTQEGIPGEDIYIDPLTLPVSANIQNCNIVLETLNKIKDSHPKVKTIIGLSNISYGLPERRLINQGFVVLAMAAGLDAAILDSTDQKIMALIQVTSLLLGKDEFCGEYIKAFREGKLCSGVFLKGRL from the coding sequence ATGTTGATTATTGGTGAAAAGATAAATTCCAGCCGGAAAGACATTAAAAATATGGTGGAAAGCAAAAATAAAGAATTTATTCAAGAGATAGCCCAAAAACAGGTTGAAGGCGGAGCCAAGATGTTGGATTTAAATATCGGGACAATTAGAAAGAACGAACCGGAAGATATGAAGTGGTTGGTAAAGACGGTGCAAGAAGCAGTGGACACCCCTTTATGTATTGATAGTCCCAATCACGAAGCTATAAAAGCGGGGTTAGAAGTCTATGATTGGAATAGAGGTAAAGCTCTGATTAATTCGGTAACGGCAGAGAAAGAAAAATTGAAGTTAATCATTCCCTTGGTAAAAAAATATCAGTGTTCGGTGGTTGCCCTTACTATGGATGAAGGGGGTATTCCTCAGGGCGTAAAAGAAAGATTTAAAATTGCTGATAAATTAGTGAGAAAACTTACTCAGGAAGGAATTCCCGGAGAAGATATATATATTGATCCTTTAACTTTACCGGTAAGCGCTAATATTCAAAATTGTAATATTGTTTTGGAGACTTTAAACAAGATAAAGGATTCACATCCCAAAGTGAAAACAATTATTGGATTAAGCAATATTTCCTACGGATTACCGGAGAGAAGATTAATTAATCAAGGTTTTGTAGTTTTAGCCATGGCAGCTGGTCTCGATGCAGCAATATTGGATTCCACTGATCAAAAAATAATGGCTTTGATCCAAGTAACCAGTCTTTTGTTGGGTAAAGATGAATTTTGCGGGGAATATATTAAGGCTTTTCGTGAAGGAAAATTATGTTCTGGCGTTTTTTTAAAAGGGAGATTGTAA
- a CDS encoding 5,10-methylenetetrahydrofolate reductase — translation MNLREKLAANKFVVTVELDPPKTLNIEKILREVNNADFRKVVDAVNVTDCPLAKLRMSPIALSHIIQDKIGLEAIFHITCRDRNLLGLQAELLGASALGVRNILALTGDPPEVGDYIMATGVFDVDSIGLVKMVNKLNHGYEYSGSKLKDNTDFFIGIAVNPTARNLTKEIERFEEKVSVGANFIQSQPIYDIGLLESFLKLTAHINIPKIIGIMPLKSYEMVEYLSDNLSDIFIPPEVKERMRGKSIEEGVTISRELIDEISKFKDVAGIHIFPLRDMNLVCRLFD, via the coding sequence ATGAATCTAAGAGAAAAATTAGCAGCGAATAAGTTTGTAGTAACAGTAGAATTAGATCCCCCAAAAACGTTGAATATAGAGAAAATATTAAGAGAAGTAAATAATGCCGATTTTAGAAAGGTTGTAGATGCGGTTAATGTTACCGATTGTCCATTGGCTAAATTAAGAATGAGCCCGATTGCCCTTTCTCATATTATTCAGGATAAAATAGGATTAGAGGCCATTTTTCATATAACCTGCCGAGATAGAAATTTATTAGGCTTACAGGCCGAACTTTTAGGAGCGTCTGCATTAGGAGTAAGGAATATTCTGGCTTTAACCGGAGATCCTCCCGAGGTGGGTGATTATATTATGGCGACTGGTGTTTTTGATGTTGATTCCATCGGATTGGTAAAGATGGTAAATAAATTAAACCATGGATATGAATATAGTGGAAGTAAACTTAAAGATAACACAGATTTTTTTATCGGGATAGCGGTTAATCCCACCGCTCGAAATTTAACCAAAGAGATAGAAAGATTTGAAGAAAAAGTATCGGTCGGAGCTAATTTTATTCAAAGCCAACCTATTTATGATATAGGGCTATTGGAAAGTTTTTTAAAGCTTACCGCTCATATCAATATACCAAAAATTATTGGAATTATGCCTTTGAAGAGTTATGAGATGGTTGAATATTTGAGTGATAATTTGTCCGATATCTTTATTCCTCCCGAAGTTAAGGAGAGAATGAGAGGGAAGAGCATAGAAGAGGGAGTAACGATATCCCGAGAACTGATTGATGAAATAAGTAAATTTAAAGATGTAGCCGGAATTCATATCTTTCCTTTGCGAGATATGAATTTAGTCTGCCGTTTGTTCGATTGA
- the leuC gene encoding 3-isopropylmalate dehydratase large subunit → MGKTIVEKIFSTHTDTPNFRVGDIIKARVDFAFANDITAPIAIKYFKESGARQVFNQKRIGLIPDHFAPNKDIKSAEQCKLLKEFAQEYGIENYFEIGKMGVEHALLPEKGLVLPGEVIVGADSHTGTSGALGAFAIGVGSTDLAAIMALGEVWLKVPPTIKFIYSGKLNKWVSGKDLILYTISRIGVDGANYKVMEFNGEVIKGLSMDNRFTMCNMAIEAGAKTGIIEPDEITMTYLKGRAKRPFKVYQSDRDAHYEKIIEIDVGKIEPQVAFPHLPENAKPISEVKEIKIDQSIIGSCTNGRIEDLRIAAEILKGQQVHPKVRLIIIPATQDIYLQAIREGLIGIFINAGGAVSTPTCGPCLGGYMGILAKGEKAISTTNRNFVGRMGHPESEVYLASPALAAASAILGRIASPEEVK, encoded by the coding sequence ATGGGAAAAACAATTGTAGAGAAGATATTCTCTACTCATACAGATACCCCTAATTTTAGGGTAGGAGATATCATTAAAGCTCGGGTGGACTTTGCCTTTGCCAATGACATCACTGCGCCCATTGCAATAAAATATTTTAAAGAAAGTGGTGCCAGACAAGTATTTAATCAAAAGAGAATTGGTTTAATCCCTGATCATTTTGCTCCCAATAAAGATATAAAATCTGCAGAACAGTGTAAGCTATTAAAAGAATTTGCTCAGGAGTACGGAATAGAGAATTATTTTGAAATAGGTAAAATGGGAGTAGAACATGCCCTACTACCAGAAAAGGGATTGGTGCTTCCCGGTGAAGTGATAGTAGGGGCAGATTCTCATACTGGCACTTCCGGAGCATTGGGTGCTTTTGCTATCGGAGTGGGAAGTACCGATTTAGCAGCGATTATGGCCTTAGGTGAGGTCTGGCTTAAAGTGCCGCCTACCATAAAATTTATTTATTCCGGGAAATTAAATAAATGGGTCAGCGGAAAAGATCTGATCCTTTATACTATTTCCAGGATTGGAGTCGATGGAGCAAATTATAAGGTGATGGAATTTAACGGGGAAGTGATTAAAGGACTTTCTATGGATAACCGCTTTACCATGTGTAACATGGCCATAGAGGCAGGGGCTAAAACCGGAATTATCGAACCCGATGAGATTACTATGACATATCTAAAAGGGCGAGCCAAGAGACCTTTTAAGGTTTATCAAAGTGATCGCGATGCTCATTATGAGAAAATTATAGAGATTGATGTCGGTAAAATTGAGCCTCAAGTAGCTTTTCCTCATTTACCGGAAAACGCTAAACCGATTAGCGAAGTAAAAGAGATTAAAATTGATCAGTCTATTATCGGTTCCTGTACTAACGGGAGGATAGAAGATTTACGTATAGCCGCAGAAATCCTAAAAGGGCAGCAAGTTCATCCTAAAGTCAGATTGATTATTATTCCGGCAACTCAAGATATCTACCTGCAAGCTATTCGAGAAGGTTTAATTGGTATCTTCATTAATGCAGGTGGAGCAGTTAGTACTCCTACCTGTGGTCCATGTTTGGGCGGATATATGGGTATTTTGGCTAAAGGGGAAAAGGCAATTTCTACCACAAACAGGAATTTTGTAGGAAGGATGGGACACCCCGAAAGCGAAGTATACCTGGCCAGTCCTGCTCTTGCTGCTGCTTCTGCTATTTTAGGCAGAATAGCCAGTCCCGAGGAGGTAAAATGA
- the leuD gene encoding 3-isopropylmalate dehydratase small subunit, with product MTIKGKVWKFKDNIDTDVIIPARYLNTSEPKELALHCMEDYDSEFVKKMTRGDIIVAGRNFGCGSSREHAPIALKAAGVSCIIAQSFARIFFRNAINIGLPIFESEEIADQCSEGDFLKVDTARGIIENINKDRVYEINPLPVFIQNIISSGGLREYVKEEIKRREKDV from the coding sequence ATGACGATTAAAGGCAAAGTATGGAAATTTAAAGACAATATTGATACCGATGTAATAATTCCTGCTCGTTATCTTAATACCTCTGAACCTAAAGAGTTAGCTTTGCATTGCATGGAAGATTATGATTCTGAGTTTGTTAAAAAAATGACTCGGGGTGATATTATAGTGGCTGGTAGAAACTTTGGTTGCGGGAGTTCCCGCGAACATGCACCCATTGCCTTAAAAGCAGCAGGTGTATCTTGTATTATCGCTCAATCTTTTGCTCGAATCTTTTTTAGAAACGCCATAAACATTGGTCTTCCCATCTTTGAATCCGAAGAAATTGCAGATCAATGTTCCGAAGGTGATTTTCTAAAAGTGGATACAGCCAGAGGAATAATAGAAAATATTAATAAAGATAGAGTTTACGAAATAAATCCCTTACCAGTCTTTATTCAAAATATTATTTCTTCGGGTGGATTAAGAGAATATGTTAAAGAAGAAATAAAGAGGAGAGAAAAAGATGTATAA
- a CDS encoding isocitrate/isopropylmalate dehydrogenase family protein — translation MYNIALIPGDGIGPEIIREGKKVIKAVSKIFAIDINWIEYPFGAEHYLKTGELLPDSALKEIEDMDAIYFGAIGDPRVKPGILEKEILLKARFYFDQYINLRPIRLYKGVPCPLKDKSPKDINFYVVRENTEDFYIGIGGRFKTKANQDHLEVKRKLYKAKIEVGFNLEQEEEMAYQVGLISRSGAKRVIKYAFELAKKKNLERVTSVDKANVLTDIYGLWREIFGEVSRQYPGIETEFNFVDAVAMFFIQRPEWYQVVVTPNMFGDIITDLAAMIQGGLGIAAGGNINPEGVSMFEPVHGSAPDIAGKNISNPTATILSGAMMLDHLGETKAARAIEDAIEKIFMEGKIKSHDLGGNSSTIKIGDEIIKKLWQVSQFSK, via the coding sequence ATGTATAATATAGCTTTAATTCCCGGTGATGGGATAGGACCGGAAATAATAAGAGAAGGCAAGAAAGTAATTAAAGCAGTATCCAAAATATTTGCCATAGATATAAATTGGATTGAATATCCTTTTGGCGCTGAACATTACCTGAAAACCGGAGAATTATTACCCGATAGCGCCTTAAAAGAGATTGAGGATATGGATGCAATCTACTTTGGAGCTATTGGTGATCCCCGAGTAAAACCGGGAATTTTAGAAAAAGAGATATTATTGAAAGCCAGGTTTTACTTTGACCAGTATATTAATCTACGTCCTATCAGATTGTATAAAGGAGTTCCTTGTCCCCTGAAAGATAAAAGCCCGAAGGATATTAATTTTTATGTGGTTAGAGAAAATACAGAAGATTTTTATATAGGAATAGGGGGAAGGTTTAAAACCAAGGCGAACCAGGACCATCTGGAAGTAAAAAGAAAATTATATAAAGCTAAAATAGAAGTAGGTTTTAATTTAGAACAAGAAGAAGAGATGGCTTATCAGGTTGGTTTGATCAGCAGATCTGGGGCTAAAAGGGTAATTAAGTATGCTTTTGAGTTAGCCAAAAAGAAGAATTTAGAAAGGGTAACTTCAGTAGATAAAGCTAATGTGTTAACAGATATTTATGGATTATGGAGAGAAATATTTGGAGAAGTTTCCCGCCAGTATCCTGGTATCGAGACTGAGTTTAACTTTGTTGATGCCGTTGCCATGTTTTTTATTCAAAGACCCGAATGGTATCAAGTGGTAGTTACTCCGAATATGTTCGGAGATATTATTACCGACCTAGCAGCGATGATCCAGGGGGGGTTAGGAATAGCTGCCGGAGGAAATATAAACCCTGAAGGTGTATCTATGTTTGAACCTGTGCATGGTTCTGCCCCTGATATAGCCGGTAAAAACATTTCTAATCCCACTGCCACAATACTTTCCGGTGCAATGATGTTAGATCATTTAGGAGAGACTAAAGCTGCTCGAGCCATAGAGGATGCAATAGAAAAAATCTTCATGGAAGGTAAAATAAAGTCTCATGACTTGGGAGGAAATTCATCTACCATCAAAATAGGGGATGAGATTATAAAAAAATTATGGCAAGTATCACAGTTCAGCAAATAA
- a CDS encoding GntR family transcriptional regulator, with protein sequence MKEYFEDLGNYLSLKDRVYQDIKFKIIIGTLKPGTRLPEEELSRAMNISRAPIREAFNRLEKEGFVTVIPRKGAAVSKVTTQIIEDLFEIRETLESLAIKNSIGKISLEELEKIGVSFKKFINKSTEPENCIKYLALDKKFHDLLIKSCGNKKLINLLANLQEQIHWLRNISLKRITFAGSVREHLAIIEAIQKNDKKLILETLIQHLERAKRSSLEAIDVPDSSHK encoded by the coding sequence ATGAAAGAGTATTTCGAAGATTTAGGAAACTACCTATCCCTTAAAGACAGGGTTTACCAGGACATAAAATTTAAGATAATAATAGGTACTTTAAAGCCGGGTACCCGTTTGCCGGAAGAAGAATTGTCAAGAGCAATGAATATCAGTAGAGCACCCATTAGAGAAGCCTTTAATCGGTTGGAAAAAGAGGGATTTGTTACTGTTATTCCCCGAAAAGGAGCAGCAGTCTCTAAAGTTACCACTCAAATAATAGAAGATCTCTTTGAAATTAGAGAAACATTAGAATCACTGGCAATTAAAAATTCTATAGGTAAGATATCCTTAGAGGAATTAGAAAAAATAGGAGTTAGCTTTAAAAAATTTATTAACAAATCCACAGAACCAGAAAATTGTATCAAGTATTTAGCTTTAGATAAAAAATTTCATGACCTTCTTATTAAAAGTTGCGGCAATAAAAAGCTGATTAACTTATTAGCTAATCTTCAAGAACAGATCCATTGGCTGAGAAACATATCTCTCAAAAGAATTACTTTTGCCGGTTCAGTAAGAGAACATTTGGCAATTATTGAGGCCATACAAAAGAATGACAAAAAACTTATTCTTGAAACCTTAATCCAACACTTAGAAAGAGCAAAAAGATCTTCTCTTGAGGCAATAGATGTCCCTGATTCCAGCCATAAATAG
- a CDS encoding FAD/NAD(P)-binding oxidoreductase, which yields MKTINHDFHIIIIGGGVVGCAIARELSKYKIKIAVLEKEDDVGWGTSCRNSGVVHAGFNNRPGTLMAKFCVEGNKSFEDLCHQLGVPYKKIGKLVVAQKKEELKDLQKLKQQGDANRVDNLQIIGLNELKRLEPNLVGIAALYSPETAITSPYLLTIALAENALNNGASFFLNTEVKDISRLDNSYFKISTNRGEFTSSYVINSAGLYADRIARMAGIKKFSLYPCRGEYHILDKKASWMINHLVYPVPQDGTGGLGVHLTPTIDGNILIGPSNEYINRRNDFSSTFPIMKMLSAEAYSFLPLISSGDIIRSYSGLRAKQVPSSVGGFWDFVIEESDTVNNFINLIGIESPGLTAAQPIAQRVVNIINKKERLNSNFSFNPFRKGILKFEEQDEETKKALIKQDSNYGEIVCRCEKITKKEILEAANNPLGAKSLISIKYRTRAMMGRCQGGYCQTRIMEILREYFELDPKEITLKGNDSYLLNGYRSNKENNQSCQKKKLLSLEEGLLV from the coding sequence ATGAAAACAATAAACCATGATTTTCACATAATTATAATCGGAGGCGGTGTAGTTGGTTGTGCTATTGCCCGAGAATTATCTAAATACAAAATTAAGATTGCAGTTTTAGAAAAGGAAGATGATGTTGGCTGGGGAACAAGCTGTCGAAATAGTGGAGTGGTTCATGCCGGATTTAATAATAGACCGGGTACCTTGATGGCTAAATTTTGTGTTGAGGGGAATAAATCTTTTGAAGATCTTTGTCATCAACTTGGAGTGCCTTACAAAAAGATAGGGAAATTAGTGGTCGCCCAAAAAAAAGAAGAGCTCAAAGATTTGCAAAAATTAAAGCAGCAGGGTGATGCGAACAGAGTAGACAACTTACAAATTATTGGCCTGAATGAACTGAAAAGGCTGGAACCCAATTTGGTCGGAATAGCTGCCCTTTATTCTCCCGAAACCGCTATCACCTCTCCTTACCTTTTAACCATTGCCCTGGCTGAAAATGCCCTGAATAATGGAGCTTCTTTCTTTCTAAATACCGAAGTAAAAGATATTAGCAGATTAGATAATTCTTACTTTAAAATTAGCACTAACCGAGGAGAATTTACTTCTTCCTATGTAATTAATAGCGCTGGTCTCTATGCTGATAGAATTGCCCGAATGGCTGGAATAAAAAAATTCAGCCTCTATCCTTGTCGGGGAGAATACCATATCTTGGATAAGAAAGCCTCTTGGATGATAAATCATCTGGTTTATCCGGTTCCCCAAGATGGTACCGGGGGGTTGGGAGTTCATCTGACTCCTACTATTGATGGTAATATTTTAATTGGTCCCAGCAATGAATATATTAACAGAAGAAATGATTTTTCTAGCACTTTCCCAATAATGAAAATGCTTTCTGCTGAAGCCTATAGCTTTTTACCTTTAATTTCATCAGGTGATATCATTCGTAGTTATTCTGGTCTTCGAGCCAAACAAGTTCCCTCTTCTGTTGGCGGATTTTGGGATTTTGTGATAGAAGAAAGCGATACAGTGAATAATTTTATCAATCTAATCGGAATTGAATCTCCAGGATTGACCGCCGCTCAACCAATTGCTCAAAGAGTAGTTAACATCATCAATAAAAAAGAAAGATTAAATTCCAATTTTAGCTTTAATCCTTTCAGAAAAGGAATTTTAAAATTTGAAGAACAGGATGAAGAGACCAAGAAAGCCTTAATCAAACAAGATTCTAACTACGGAGAGATCGTCTGCCGTTGTGAAAAAATTACCAAGAAAGAAATATTGGAAGCAGCCAACAATCCTTTGGGGGCTAAAAGTCTGATCTCCATTAAATATCGCACCCGGGCTATGATGGGAAGATGCCAGGGAGGATATTGTCAAACCAGAATTATGGAGATATTAAGAGAATACTTTGAGCTTGATCCCAAGGAAATTACCTTAAAAGGAAATGATTCTTATCTGTTAAACGGATATAGAAGCAATAAGGAAAATAATCAATCATGTCAGAAAAAGAAGTTATTATCATTGGAGGAGGGGCTGCTGGTTTAG